The genomic stretch TTGATCTCCCCTCTTTAAAAAAACGATTTCACCAAATTTTTACTCTTACCATTGTTATACAAATATCATGGCTCTTTTAAGATAGACATGATATATAAATCACCTAATATTAGCTTTTCGAAGGAATTAAATATGAAATCAATATTATTTATTTTTGTTTTACTAATAAGCTTTTTAGCATCCTGCAGATCTCTCTCCTATAAATGTATAAGCGAAGATGGATGCCCAAACAACAAAGGAAAATATATTTCAAGAGATGGACATAAGGATATCTACGAAGGTCAATTAGCGGTTCCACCAGGTTTTAATTTTGAAATTGATCGTCTACTACCTCATGGATTCGGTAAAATGACCTATGGACCACAAAGCCCTGGAACTTATAGAATTCGTGAAGAAGGTGAAGTGTATGAAGGATTTTGGGATTGGAATCAATTTAAATTTCCGAGATTCTATGGGAAGGGAACCTACACTTGGAAAAACGGAACTATAACAGAGGCCGAGTGGTATGACGATAGTGCTTTAGCTGGGTCTTTGGGCAAAAGAAAGTTTCCCGATGGGACCGTCATTACAGGAATTTGGGATAAAAAAAGTTATCTTTGTAGTGGCGATTGTACCAATGGAACTGGGATCAAAACTGCAGATATGGGTGAATGGTATTCTAAAGGAAAATTTGTTGAAGGTAATCTCTCAGAGGGTCTGAAATACACCCCCTATTTCGTTGAAGAGGGAAAATTTAGCCAGAACCAACTTTCGTCAGGAACTATTACGTGTACAAGCAATAAGGACACATGCGTAAGATATATAAAATTTTACTCTTTCAATACCAACAAATTTAGCTCTAATCAAATTAAGATTATTTATAAGGATTAAATTTCTTTCTAGAATCTACTTGTTTATTAGCAAATTGTCAGTCTACCAAAAATGAATTCGAGATTCTAACTCCAAGAAATTCGTGTATATTCAATAGTTAGAATATACAATTCGTATTTCATCATATAGAAATATTGGATTTTTATGCAAAACAAGAATCCAATACCTTCACAATATCTATTTTCTTATCCTTGGATTTTACTACAAAAGATGGAATGGAATTTTCGGAAGTGACTTCCTGAATTCTTATTTTGATATTATTTAAATCTGAAAATGCAAAATCATTTTCCTTCTTAAAACCTAAACGCAAAAAATGATTCGAAATTTCTTTTTGATTGAGTACTTCTATAATCAGAAAATCAATTTCCCATTCTGACTCTTTGGAAAGTTCTTCAAATCTCTTTCGTAAATAATTATTTTTATATTCGATAAAAAAAGTTTGGAAATCATCAAAAAAATGATCCAACATCACAATCTCTGAGATTATTACCTCTTCATTCTTTTCATTATAAACTTTTTGTTCCAAGAGTTCAGATGTATTAATCCCTAAACTTTCTAACTCATCTTTTGTTTTAATTATATCTAAATCGGATTGTAAAGCAAAACCAACAAATTGATTGATCGGAAGATTCGCTCTCTCTTCTTTTGTTTTACCTTCGTACCAAAGAATTTCCAAAATTCCATTTTTGAAAGCAAACATTCCACTTTGAAAGGATCCATAGTTTGTTAGAGGTGTGAGAGAAGTTAACTGTAGGTGGTCTTTCAGAAACTGATATGTTTCTTCTGGTTTTGAAGAATACAGAAGAAAATGATCGAATTTAGCATTTAACATTCATTAATCCTAATTTTCCATCTCATTCATTTTGAATATAACAGGTCTTCAATCGATTGATACTTAGATAAATGTTTTGCTGTCATAAATACAAAACATCCAAACGGAATTTGTGTGATCAATCCTAGTAAAATTGGATTACTTTCAGTAAGTAAACCATAAACAAAGTTAATGAAAATATCAAAAATCATAATGATGACAGCAAGTAGAATTGCAAATCGGTATCGCAGAAAGAATAATAGAATCACAAGTGGATCCAGAACAACTAAAGAAGTCCAAAAAACATTGAGTAAGAAGGGAGCGAAAGAATAACCAAGAAAACCCATTTTGGTGATATCTATGGCATGCGATATAGTTCCAATGGAAAATCCGATAGAATAGATTATGATGATCGTAAGGTGATACTTGTTGATTTCTTCTTTCACTGATTTAATTTCCAAGAAATATAGAAATGATTTATAATTCGCCACTCATCTAACTCCAAGTTACATCAACTCTTCTCCACATAGAAAGCAAAAAATGCAAACTTATCCGTCTAATCAGAAATGTTTCCAGAAAGACCTGTTTGGATTTGGAAGGGTGATCCCGAATTTGCCCTGTTACAACTTGTCCTTCTCGTTCTTTTCTTTTACATTTCCTTTCGGGTCAGTGTTTACCTCACACATAGGTTTGAACTGATCCAAATGCATAGCAAACGTTTAGACCGGTTGGCATTCCGGGCAGGCTGTAGTAGAGAGGAACGAAACCTCCTCCAATCCTTCTACTCTCAACTGGACAGACGCCACCGCGTGTTACTCGCACACAATCACGCAAAAGAATACCTCCGCCAACATTTATTGAGTTATATATCTACCTTAGATGAGAAAGATTTCCCGGCCTTCCTTTCCTTGGTTTCGAAATTTTTGGGGACGGCAAATGACCCAAGGCCAATATTTAGCCTCCGCGAATTTGCCATTGTCCAATTGGGAACAAAAACTTATTTCGCACAAGTGGTTGATCCTGGTGCTGGGGAAGTCCGGCTGAAATTGGGGCTTCCAGGAAGTGGTCGACAAGCAGCGGCAAACATTCGGATTACCGTATTCCGAAACCCCAAGGGACTCCAAACCATTCGGGGGGATGCAAGATGGGAGCCCCCAACCTCAGTTTATTTCCTCCCAGACAGGACTGATCTCAAAAATTGACCAAATTCGATTCGCGCTTGAAAGATTCTTTCCAATAAAATTAATGTGACATAAGTCCATGAAGTGGAATCGCATCAATCAAAATGACGAATTGTTCTCCCTACTCTTCGTATTCCTGTTTTCCTTTACTTCCCTAATTTGGAACGGCAACTTCATGGTAAGAGGGATTGCCAGCTTTCAGGGTGTAGGCGACTTTTTTTCTGGGTCCTTTGATTCTTTTGGATCCCTAATCAAAAGTAGTTATAACAAACTCGAATCCTTCGAGCGGGTAAGAGAAGAGCGCGATTCTTGTTTGAACGTTATGGAAGAATACCGCCAGCTTTCTAAAGATGTGGAAAGGTTGAAGGCGGAAAATGCCATCCTCAGACAAGAGTTAAACTTTCCTTTGCATATCGATTATCCTTCTGTCAGAGCAGAAGTGTTAAGTGTTCGCTTGAATGCTATCTATAGAACCATCATCATCAACAAAGGTTCCGAAGAAGGAATCAAACCTTATATGCCAGTTGTAGCGCGATCTCTGGACGAAAAAGGTAAATTTACAGAAGCACTCGTTGGTAAAATCATCGCCGTTTCCAAAGGATCAGCTGTGGTTCAACCCATCATCAACTCCAACTTCTCAATGGGAGTTTCCATTCCGGGAACAAACCTTTGGGCTTCTCTCAACGGAAACAGTGGTCGCGGAACAGATGTTTTGTTAGATTATATTGATGCAGGGATTGTGATTGATCCGAAAGCCATTGGCAATTTTCCTATGGGCCCAAATCCACCACCAACCTCCGCGAGCACAATGTTTACAGAAGGATTTAGCAAAATCGGGAAGGCTGTATTTAGTTCTGGTGGATCAGGAGTTTTTCCATCGGGAATTCCAGTGGGAACCATCATTGAAGAAGGTCCAAGAAACGGATCTTTTAAAACTGCCATCTTACGTCCGTTTGTTGAGTTTGACAAACTTTTACATGTAATTGTTTTAAAGAAACAACCTGAAAAATGGCGAGAAGAATGGCCTGCCGAAAAAACAATTCAAATTGATGGCCCTTATTTTGGTGAAATTGATTTCCCTAAAGAAAAAGATTATAATAAAAAAGGAAAAGAACAAGAGAAAAGACAAGGTAACTTTCCTTCTACTTTCGGAACTCCTCAATACACAAAACCATCCGTGAACACAAATGTACCTGATTCTACACCGACTACCCCATCCACTCCTTCCACACAAGAAGGGCCTAAGGAGGTGGCACCATGATTTTAGATAAACTATTTATCATCATCGGATTATTACTCTCCCATTTTTTGAATGGATCCAATGTATTTGAATTAGGAAATGCAATCCGACCTGACTTTATGGTGATCTTCGTTGTCTTTTTTGCCCTAAGAAAAGGCCCACTTTATGGACTATGGCTTGGATTTTTTGGCGGACTACTCACCGATACTGCGCTAGGTGGTGAAATTGGCGGAGACAATATTGTTTATTATAAAATTGGTCTCCATTCCTTTTCTTATGCCATCATTGGATACATTGTTGGAAAAGTGATGCGAAGTTCTTATACAGAGAATTATATTTCCATCACCATTTATATACTTGGATTCACTCTTGTTTCAAGGATCATCACTTATTTATTATTTTTGATGTTCTTTCATTCCAACCAAAGTTATTCCTTTTTGTATGTGTCTTTGTACAATGCATTCATTGGGCCTGCGTTATTCTTTTTATTCTCTTGGGCATTCCGATTGGATTCAGATGAGGTAAGGCAATGAGCCAGTCGGCATCGGAGTTTCGATTAGAAACAAGTTTCCGTAAACGATTGTATTTTTTTACGGGAATGGTGGTATTCACCCTCACTGCTTATATCCTTCAATTGTTCAATCTACAAATTGTTCAAGGAAGTGAGAACTCATTAAAGGCCGAACGTTTTGTCCGAAGAAGTGAGTCCATTCCAGCAGACCGTGGGAATATTTTTGATCGAAACTTTCTCACTCCTGAAACAAGCCAACCATTGGTTTCCAACTCTGCATCTCTCGATGTGATTCTGAATACCAGTTTACTCAAGAACGATCCAAGAAAGGTGAAGGATTTTATTTACAAATTCTGTGAAGCCCTTTCGATCCCCATTGTTTATTACGAAAAAGAACTTCAAGACTCTCGGATGATCAAAAAAATCCGATCGAGAGAACCCTTCGTACTTTTAGAGGGAATTTCACGCGAACAACAAGAAAGAATCCTTGTTTTGGATAATATCAATCGGTATGTGTATTTAGTTTCTTCACCAGCACGGGTTTACCACATGGGTCCTGCGCTTTCACATGTGACTGGTTATGTGGGAAAACCAACAACCAGTGATCTACAAGAAAAAGAAATTAAAACCTACCAACTCATCGGTAAAGGTGGAATTGAATCTCTTTATGACACAACCCTTCGTGGCCAAGATGGATTTCGTATCCAAAAAAGAAACACGGAAGGAAATATCGAAGAAGAACGTGTCATCGAACATTCTGTCCCTGGAAACAATTTAATTTTAACTATCGATCGTGATATGCAGATTGCCGCCTATCGTGCGCTAAAAGGTGTTAGAGGAACGGTTCTTGCGATCAAAGCAACAACGGGTGAAGTTTTGGCGATGGCTTCCAACCCTTCTTACGATCCCAATATCCTTTCTGGAAAAAATAAATTAGATCGTTCCAACCACTTCACTCGTGTAACAAACAATGGTGGTTTTTTAAATTTAGCGATCCAATCCAGGTTCCCACCCGCATCTACGTTCAAAACACTTGTGGGTCTTGCGGCCATGGAAAGCGAACATAAAATCAATTTTGATCCCAAACAAACTTTTTCTTGTCCGGCCAATTTCACTCTGAAGTCAACCTTCAAAGGTGTTCCAGACCAAGTGTTTTATAACTGGGACAAAAAAAATCATGGCGAACTCAATCTTGCGCAAGCT from Leptospira congkakensis encodes the following:
- the mrdA gene encoding penicillin-binding protein 2 — translated: MSQSASEFRLETSFRKRLYFFTGMVVFTLTAYILQLFNLQIVQGSENSLKAERFVRRSESIPADRGNIFDRNFLTPETSQPLVSNSASLDVILNTSLLKNDPRKVKDFIYKFCEALSIPIVYYEKELQDSRMIKKIRSREPFVLLEGISREQQERILVLDNINRYVYLVSSPARVYHMGPALSHVTGYVGKPTTSDLQEKEIKTYQLIGKGGIESLYDTTLRGQDGFRIQKRNTEGNIEEERVIEHSVPGNNLILTIDRDMQIAAYRALKGVRGTVLAIKATTGEVLAMASNPSYDPNILSGKNKLDRSNHFTRVTNNGGFLNLAIQSRFPPASTFKTLVGLAAMESEHKINFDPKQTFSCPANFTLKSTFKGVPDQVFYNWDKKNHGELNLAQALEKSNSVYFYQLGYKLGAEPILAYSRLFGLDKKSGIDLPGEATGFIPSSDWKKRTYGNKWFDGDTVNLSIGQGFISVTPIEMALFYMAVVNNGKIYKPYVVSEIRSPLDNSLIQKTEPTILRDIPLKKSTVEALKEGLYLVGYSGTASGVLNSPTLPEIAGKTGTAQTRRRGASSSNHAWFIGYAPVNAPPEKQILVAAFVEYGVGGAASAAPAAREVFKAAFPPGSFPRTDRSRAKTMEEEAPVEQEAF
- the mreC gene encoding rod shape-determining protein MreC, with the translated sequence MKWNRINQNDELFSLLFVFLFSFTSLIWNGNFMVRGIASFQGVGDFFSGSFDSFGSLIKSSYNKLESFERVREERDSCLNVMEEYRQLSKDVERLKAENAILRQELNFPLHIDYPSVRAEVLSVRLNAIYRTIIINKGSEEGIKPYMPVVARSLDEKGKFTEALVGKIIAVSKGSAVVQPIINSNFSMGVSIPGTNLWASLNGNSGRGTDVLLDYIDAGIVIDPKAIGNFPMGPNPPPTSASTMFTEGFSKIGKAVFSSGGSGVFPSGIPVGTIIEEGPRNGSFKTAILRPFVEFDKLLHVIVLKKQPEKWREEWPAEKTIQIDGPYFGEIDFPKEKDYNKKGKEQEKRQGNFPSTFGTPQYTKPSVNTNVPDSTPTTPSTPSTQEGPKEVAP
- the mreD gene encoding rod shape-determining protein MreD is translated as MILDKLFIIIGLLLSHFLNGSNVFELGNAIRPDFMVIFVVFFALRKGPLYGLWLGFFGGLLTDTALGGEIGGDNIVYYKIGLHSFSYAIIGYIVGKVMRSSYTENYISITIYILGFTLVSRIITYLLFLMFFHSNQSYSFLYVSLYNAFIGPALFFLFSWAFRLDSDEVRQ
- a CDS encoding VOC family protein, with amino-acid sequence MLNAKFDHFLLYSSKPEETYQFLKDHLQLTSLTPLTNYGSFQSGMFAFKNGILEILWYEGKTKEERANLPINQFVGFALQSDLDIIKTKDELESLGINTSELLEQKVYNEKNEEVIISEIVMLDHFFDDFQTFFIEYKNNYLRKRFEELSKESEWEIDFLIIEVLNQKEISNHFLRLGFKKENDFAFSDLNNIKIRIQEVTSENSIPSFVVKSKDKKIDIVKVLDSCFA